In a genomic window of Aeromonas veronii:
- the hfq gene encoding RNA chaperone Hfq, with the protein MAKGQSLQDPFLNALRRERIPVSIYLVNGIKLQGQIESFDQFVILLKNTVSQMVYKHAISTVVPARAVNHHQPTPGGAADEQGDAEA; encoded by the coding sequence ATGGCTAAGGGGCAATCTCTCCAAGACCCGTTTTTGAATGCGCTGCGCCGTGAGCGGATTCCTGTTTCTATCTATTTGGTGAACGGCATCAAACTGCAAGGTCAGATCGAGTCTTTTGACCAGTTTGTTATCCTGCTGAAAAACACCGTGAGCCAGATGGTTTACAAACACGCCATCTCGACCGTCGTACCGGCCCGTGCCGTCAATCATCACCAGCCTACTCCGGGTGGCGCTGCTGATGAACAGGGTGATGCCGAGGCGTGA
- the mutL gene encoding DNA mismatch repair endonuclease MutL, producing the protein MPIRILPPILANQIAAGEVVERPSSVVKELVENSLDAGADRVEIDIDKGGAKLIRIRDNGCGVAKDELVLALSRHATSKVATLDDLEGINSLGFRGEALASISSVSRLTFTSRTAEQSEAWQAQAEGREMSVTIKPAAHPVGTTVEVVDLFFNTPARRKFMRSEKTEFAHIDELVRRIALSRFDATLILRHNGKVVRQYKAANTVPEQERRLAAVCGTPFMHHALAVESEHSDVRLWGWLATTEGARPQNDLQYTYVNGRMMRDKLINHAIRQAYDELLPPDRFAAYVLYIELDPRQVDVNVHPAKHEVRFHQARLIHDFIFQALFTALRREGVSTAHQDAPLAETLVELPVSPQIEYPGQAPRPEWYGAEHSYRAPAQVREGGAARTSNYQPPEPPSREAMRGMGALLTTLPIATAAETAPEQPAATVPSPKQGGCRALTLVDQAYLLIERDNQLALLSLVRAERVLLRHWLLETWGQGLAAQPLLLPVSFKLPKNLIALVTEQERLLKRMGLELKSGGRDTMILTRVPALLRQTDLVRLLPELLQIIEGRSDSDAGQQAEVLCQWLVEQGISREKIYDFSTASRLLTELVAAHADQLTDIRMVRPLSLATVLEEFEHGE; encoded by the coding sequence ATGCCGATCCGTATATTACCCCCGATCCTGGCCAACCAGATTGCAGCCGGAGAGGTGGTGGAGCGGCCCTCTTCTGTGGTGAAAGAACTGGTGGAAAACAGCCTGGATGCGGGGGCTGACCGGGTCGAGATCGACATCGACAAGGGTGGCGCCAAGCTGATCCGCATTCGTGACAACGGTTGTGGCGTCGCCAAAGACGAGCTGGTGCTGGCGCTGTCGCGTCACGCCACCTCCAAGGTTGCCACGCTGGACGATCTGGAAGGGATCAACAGCCTCGGTTTTCGCGGCGAGGCGCTCGCCTCCATCAGCTCGGTCTCCCGTCTCACTTTCACCTCCCGTACCGCAGAGCAGTCCGAAGCCTGGCAAGCCCAGGCGGAAGGGCGCGAGATGAGCGTCACCATCAAGCCGGCGGCCCATCCGGTGGGCACCACGGTGGAGGTGGTGGATCTCTTCTTCAATACCCCCGCGCGGCGCAAGTTTATGCGCAGCGAAAAGACCGAGTTTGCCCATATCGACGAGTTGGTGCGCCGCATCGCGCTCTCCCGCTTCGACGCCACCCTGATCCTGCGCCACAATGGCAAGGTGGTGCGCCAGTACAAGGCCGCCAATACCGTGCCGGAGCAGGAGCGTCGCCTCGCCGCTGTTTGCGGTACCCCCTTCATGCACCATGCGCTGGCGGTGGAGAGCGAGCATAGCGACGTGCGGCTGTGGGGCTGGCTGGCGACCACGGAGGGGGCAAGACCGCAGAACGATCTGCAATACACCTACGTCAACGGCCGGATGATGCGCGACAAGCTGATCAATCACGCCATTCGTCAGGCCTATGACGAGCTGCTGCCTCCCGATCGCTTCGCCGCCTATGTGCTCTACATCGAGCTGGATCCCCGTCAGGTTGATGTTAACGTCCACCCGGCCAAGCACGAGGTGCGCTTCCATCAGGCGCGGCTGATCCACGACTTTATCTTTCAGGCGCTGTTTACTGCGCTGCGCCGCGAAGGGGTCAGCACCGCTCATCAGGACGCGCCGTTGGCCGAAACCCTGGTCGAGTTGCCGGTCAGTCCGCAGATTGAATATCCCGGTCAGGCGCCACGCCCGGAGTGGTACGGTGCCGAGCACAGCTACCGGGCGCCTGCGCAGGTGCGGGAAGGGGGCGCGGCTCGCACCAGCAATTATCAACCGCCCGAGCCGCCAAGTCGCGAGGCGATGCGCGGCATGGGGGCCCTGCTCACTACGCTGCCTATCGCAACGGCGGCTGAGACTGCGCCTGAGCAGCCAGCGGCCACCGTGCCATCACCCAAACAGGGGGGATGTCGCGCCCTGACTTTGGTGGATCAGGCCTACCTGTTGATCGAGCGGGATAATCAGCTGGCGCTGCTCTCGCTGGTGCGTGCCGAGCGGGTGCTGCTGCGTCACTGGTTGCTGGAGACCTGGGGCCAGGGGCTGGCGGCCCAGCCGCTGTTGCTGCCGGTCTCCTTCAAATTGCCGAAGAATTTGATCGCGCTGGTGACCGAGCAGGAACGTTTGCTGAAACGGATGGGGCTGGAGTTGAAAAGCGGGGGGCGCGACACCATGATCCTGACTCGGGTGCCGGCTCTGCTGCGCCAGACCGATCTGGTACGGCTGTTACCCGAATTGCTGCAGATTATCGAGGGCAGATCTGACAGTGATGCTGGCCAGCAGGCTGAAGTATTATGCCAATGGCTGGTGGAGCAGGGGATAAGCCGCGAAAAAATATACGATTTTTCAACTGCCAGTCGTCTGCTGACGGAACTTGTTGCCGCTCATGCTGACCAACTGACAGACATTCGCATGGTGCGCCCGCTTTCGCTGGCGACCGTGCTGGAGGAGTTTGAACATGGCGAGTGA
- the miaA gene encoding tRNA (adenosine(37)-N6)-dimethylallyltransferase MiaA, translating into MASDLPTAIFLMGPTASGKTDLAIGLCQALPCDIISVDSALIYRGMDIGTAKPTADELARAPHRLIDILDPALSYSAADFCKDALREMKEIADRGRIPLLVGGTMLYFKALLEGLSPLPSADPAIRAGIEEEAARLGWQALHDELVRIDPVAGARIHPNDPQRLSRALEVYRISGKTLTELTQVQGEGLPYRVQQFAIAPSDRAVLHQRIEQRFDKMLQGGFEQEVRALMARGDLTPDLPSIRCVGYRQMWDYLCGEVGYDEMRYRGIVATRQLAKRQMTWLRGWPDVTWLESGESGNLDRVLARAGAA; encoded by the coding sequence ATGGCGAGTGACTTGCCGACTGCAATTTTTCTGATGGGGCCGACGGCCTCCGGCAAGACGGATCTCGCCATTGGACTGTGCCAGGCATTGCCTTGCGACATCATTAGCGTCGATTCGGCGCTGATCTATCGCGGCATGGATATAGGGACGGCCAAGCCGACCGCCGATGAACTGGCTCGGGCCCCGCACCGGCTGATCGACATTCTTGACCCGGCCTTGAGCTATTCAGCGGCCGATTTTTGCAAGGATGCCCTGCGGGAGATGAAAGAGATCGCCGACCGTGGCCGCATTCCGCTGCTGGTGGGCGGTACCATGCTCTATTTCAAAGCGCTGCTGGAGGGATTGTCCCCATTGCCCTCTGCCGATCCCGCCATTCGTGCCGGGATTGAGGAAGAGGCTGCCCGCCTCGGTTGGCAGGCGCTGCACGACGAGTTGGTGCGCATCGACCCGGTGGCCGGGGCGCGGATCCACCCCAATGACCCGCAGCGATTGAGTCGTGCACTGGAGGTCTATCGCATCAGCGGCAAGACCCTCACCGAGCTGACGCAGGTGCAGGGGGAGGGCTTGCCCTATCGGGTGCAGCAGTTTGCCATCGCCCCGAGCGATCGTGCCGTGCTGCATCAGCGGATCGAACAGCGCTTTGACAAGATGCTGCAAGGTGGCTTTGAACAGGAGGTCCGTGCGCTGATGGCACGCGGCGATCTGACCCCGGATCTCCCCTCCATTCGCTGTGTGGGTTATCGCCAAATGTGGGACTACCTGTGCGGTGAAGTGGGGTATGATGAGATGCGTTATCGTGGCATTGTTGCCACACGCCAATTGGCAAAACGACAGATGACCTGGTTGCGCGGCTGGCCCGACGTGACCTGGTTGGAATCTGGTGAGTCTGGCAATCTCGACCGCGTGCTTGCTCGAGCTGGTGCGGCTTGA
- a CDS encoding DUF3334 family protein, with protein MIVTRSDDDTVLTTEDVLLSLCNSVTGVLSAATMSQVRFSGMVQRISKTCLKPDIGCFVLFDGGFSGLVVINFSAAAAMELYESYMLSMGLSKEDLAISHTSDEVSNVMGELMNQIVGSFIVKVGRDLQTHITQNQPKMLALNKQVMLSVDTNLDSPESRRVTFFTARNNIFYLELAMDKTEFIRIHNEGMEHEELDPDALIAQAKQHVAKPVQAAAPVANDHDDLLDSLGI; from the coding sequence ATGATAGTGACAAGATCCGATGACGATACCGTATTGACCACAGAGGATGTGCTGCTCAGCCTGTGCAACTCGGTGACGGGTGTCTTGAGTGCCGCGACCATGAGTCAAGTGCGGTTTTCCGGCATGGTGCAGCGGATCAGCAAGACCTGCCTCAAGCCTGATATCGGCTGTTTCGTGCTGTTCGATGGCGGTTTTTCCGGTCTGGTGGTGATCAACTTCTCCGCCGCCGCCGCCATGGAGCTGTACGAGAGCTACATGCTTAGCATGGGGCTCTCCAAGGAGGATCTTGCTATCTCACACACCTCTGATGAGGTGAGCAACGTGATGGGCGAGCTGATGAATCAGATTGTCGGCAGCTTTATCGTCAAGGTGGGCCGGGATCTGCAGACCCACATCACCCAGAACCAGCCGAAGATGCTGGCCCTCAACAAGCAGGTGATGCTGAGTGTCGATACCAATCTCGATAGCCCGGAATCTCGCCGCGTCACCTTCTTCACCGCCCGCAACAACATCTTCTATCTGGAGCTGGCGATGGACAAAACCGAGTTCATTCGCATCCACAATGAGGGGATGGAGCACGAGGAGCTGGATCCCGATGCGCTGATCGCCCAGGCCAAGCAGCACGTAGCCAAGCCGGTTCAGGCGGCAGCTCCGGTCGCCAACGATCACGACGATCTGCTCGACTCCCTCGGCATCTGA
- the hflC gene encoding protease modulator HflC: MKKLAIGAIAVAAMVCFSSVFIVNEGQKGIVVQFGKVKRVDSGEPRLYEPGLHFKVPLIDQVRKMDARIQTLEGQADRFVTSEKKDLIIDSYVKWKIEDFSKYYLATGGGNKIQAEDLLKRKINNGLRSEIGNRTIKDIVSGERSTVMEDALMKMARSSELGIKVVDVRIKQINLPVEVSSSIYQRMRAERTAVAREHRSQGREQAEILRADIDRKVTVMIADAESNARQLRGEGDAEAAKIYADSYKKDPEFFSFVRSMEAYRKSFAGGNDLIVLKPDSEFFRYLKSPNGTKQ, encoded by the coding sequence ATGAAAAAGTTAGCTATTGGTGCAATCGCTGTCGCGGCCATGGTCTGTTTCTCTTCGGTCTTCATTGTGAATGAAGGCCAGAAGGGGATCGTGGTGCAGTTTGGCAAGGTGAAGCGGGTTGACTCTGGTGAGCCACGTCTATATGAGCCGGGCTTGCACTTCAAGGTGCCGCTTATCGATCAGGTGCGCAAGATGGATGCCCGCATCCAAACCCTGGAAGGTCAGGCGGATCGCTTCGTTACGTCCGAGAAGAAAGACCTGATCATCGACTCCTACGTGAAGTGGAAGATCGAAGATTTCTCCAAGTACTACTTGGCAACCGGCGGTGGTAACAAGATCCAGGCTGAAGACCTGCTCAAGCGCAAGATCAACAACGGCCTGCGTTCTGAAATTGGTAACCGCACCATCAAGGACATCGTCTCTGGTGAGCGCAGTACGGTGATGGAAGATGCCTTGATGAAGATGGCGCGCTCCTCCGAGCTCGGTATCAAGGTGGTGGATGTGCGGATCAAGCAGATCAACCTGCCGGTGGAAGTGTCCAGCTCCATCTATCAGCGGATGCGTGCCGAACGGACCGCGGTAGCCCGCGAACATCGTTCTCAGGGCCGTGAGCAGGCTGAAATCCTGCGTGCCGATATTGACCGCAAGGTGACCGTGATGATCGCCGACGCCGAGAGTAACGCCCGTCAACTGCGTGGTGAAGGGGATGCCGAAGCCGCCAAGATCTATGCCGACAGCTATAAGAAAGACCCCGAGTTTTTCAGCTTCGTGCGTAGTATGGAAGCCTATCGCAAGAGCTTCGCCGGTGGCAACGACCTGATAGTCCTCAAGCCGGACAGCGAGTTCTTCCGCTACCTCAAGTCGCCTAACGGTACCAAACAGTAA
- the hflK gene encoding FtsH protease activity modulator HflK translates to MAWNEPGNNGKDRDPWGNNGKNQGPPDLDEMLRKVSRRFGGLFGGGKSGGDIGRFGLSIALVVAVVVWVVSGFYTIREAERGVVLRFGEYSHNVDPGLRWKPTFIDQVIPVDVESVRSLPASGFMLTQDENVVRVEMDVQYRVVNPEQYLFSVTNADESLSQATDSALRYVVGHTRMDDVLTTGREKVRQETWQVIDGIIEPYQMGLQIVDVNFLPARPPEEVKDAFDDAISAQEDEQRFIREAEAYAREVEPKARGSVKRLEQEAEAYKSQIVLKAQGEVARFNELLPQYQAAPELTRNRIYLETMEELYQQANKVVVDMPAGNNSMIYLPLDKLSGKANAVQPALPASAPVAESTPASNEGANSTPTPLRGGDRFSSGRN, encoded by the coding sequence ATGGCTTGGAATGAGCCTGGTAACAACGGCAAAGACCGTGACCCTTGGGGGAATAACGGCAAGAATCAGGGCCCCCCTGATTTGGATGAAATGCTGCGCAAAGTGAGTCGCCGTTTCGGTGGCTTGTTTGGTGGCGGCAAATCTGGCGGCGATATAGGTCGCTTTGGTCTTTCCATCGCGCTGGTTGTCGCTGTGGTGGTGTGGGTCGTCAGCGGCTTCTACACCATTCGCGAAGCTGAGCGTGGGGTGGTGCTGCGTTTTGGGGAGTATTCCCATAATGTCGACCCTGGCTTGCGCTGGAAACCGACGTTTATCGATCAGGTGATCCCGGTGGATGTGGAGTCTGTGCGCTCCCTGCCGGCCTCCGGTTTCATGCTGACTCAGGATGAGAACGTGGTGCGGGTCGAGATGGACGTGCAGTACCGTGTTGTCAATCCGGAGCAGTACCTGTTCAGCGTCACCAATGCTGACGAGAGTCTGAGCCAGGCTACCGATAGCGCCCTGCGTTATGTGGTGGGTCATACCCGGATGGATGACGTACTGACCACGGGTCGGGAAAAAGTCCGTCAGGAGACCTGGCAGGTGATCGATGGCATCATCGAGCCTTACCAGATGGGTCTGCAGATCGTTGACGTCAACTTCTTGCCGGCACGTCCGCCGGAAGAGGTAAAAGATGCCTTCGATGACGCCATCTCCGCTCAGGAAGATGAACAGCGCTTCATTCGTGAAGCTGAAGCCTACGCTCGTGAAGTGGAGCCGAAGGCGCGTGGTTCGGTCAAGCGGCTGGAGCAGGAAGCGGAAGCTTACAAATCCCAGATCGTGTTGAAGGCCCAGGGTGAAGTTGCTCGCTTCAACGAGCTGCTGCCCCAGTATCAGGCGGCGCCTGAGCTGACCCGTAATCGTATCTATTTGGAAACGATGGAAGAGCTCTATCAGCAGGCCAACAAGGTGGTGGTCGACATGCCGGCTGGCAACAACAGCATGATCTATCTGCCGCTCGACAAGCTCTCTGGCAAAGCAAATGCCGTACAACCGGCTCTTCCGGCGAGTGCTCCGGTGGCTGAATCGACTCCTGCGTCCAACGAAGGGGCCAACTCTACACCGACCCCACTGCGTGGCGGTGACCGTTTCAGCTCAGGGAGAAACTGA
- the hflX gene encoding GTPase HflX: MFDRYEAGEQAVLVHVNFSDEGEREDLEELKMLVSSAGVNALGVVTTSRSAPSAKFFVGSGKAEEIASQVQMLAADVVIFNHALTPAQERNLERLFQCRVVDRTGLILDIFAQRARTHEGKLQVELAQLRHLSTRLVRGWTHLERQKGGIGLRGPGETQLETDRRLLRERIKAILRRLDKVAKQREQGRRARNRNEVPTVSLVGYTNAGKSTLFNQLTAASVYAADQLFATLDPTLRKLVIRDVGDVILADTVGFIRHLPHDLVAAFKATLQETREADLLLHVVDCADEQMQENIDSVQQVLAEIEADDRPQLMICNKIDKLADRPAGLERDDEGRPLRVWLSAQTGEGCEHLFTALTELLAGSMVHHTLQLPPSAARLRSALYQLKGIEQEGFSEEGDFVLEVRLQVADWNRLVKQEGESLQRFIRH, from the coding sequence TTGTTTGACCGTTATGAAGCTGGCGAACAGGCCGTTCTGGTGCATGTCAACTTCAGTGATGAGGGTGAGCGGGAGGATCTGGAAGAGCTCAAGATGTTGGTGAGCTCGGCCGGAGTCAATGCGCTGGGGGTCGTGACCACCAGTCGCAGTGCGCCCAGTGCCAAATTTTTTGTCGGCAGCGGCAAGGCTGAAGAGATCGCGTCCCAGGTCCAGATGCTGGCGGCGGACGTGGTGATCTTCAACCATGCCCTGACCCCCGCCCAGGAGCGCAACCTGGAGCGTCTGTTCCAGTGCCGGGTGGTGGACCGAACCGGCCTGATCCTCGATATCTTTGCCCAGCGCGCCCGAACCCATGAAGGTAAACTGCAGGTCGAACTGGCCCAGTTGCGCCATCTTTCCACTCGTCTGGTGCGAGGCTGGACCCACCTTGAGCGTCAAAAGGGCGGGATCGGTCTGCGTGGTCCGGGTGAAACCCAGCTTGAAACTGACCGACGTCTGCTGCGAGAACGCATCAAGGCGATTTTGCGTCGGCTCGACAAGGTGGCCAAGCAGCGGGAGCAGGGACGCCGCGCCCGCAACCGCAACGAAGTGCCGACGGTGTCACTGGTTGGTTACACAAACGCCGGAAAGTCCACTTTGTTCAACCAACTTACAGCTGCCAGTGTGTATGCTGCTGACCAATTGTTCGCAACTCTGGATCCCACCCTGCGTAAACTGGTGATCCGGGATGTGGGTGATGTGATTTTGGCGGATACAGTTGGATTTATTCGGCACTTGCCCCATGATCTGGTCGCGGCCTTCAAGGCGACCCTGCAGGAGACTCGTGAAGCGGATCTGCTGCTGCATGTGGTGGACTGTGCCGATGAGCAGATGCAGGAGAATATCGACTCCGTGCAGCAGGTGTTGGCCGAGATTGAAGCCGATGACAGGCCCCAGCTGATGATCTGCAACAAGATCGACAAGCTGGCGGATCGTCCGGCAGGTCTGGAGCGAGATGACGAGGGGCGCCCGTTGCGCGTCTGGTTGTCGGCCCAGACCGGTGAAGGTTGTGAGCATCTGTTTACGGCGCTGACCGAATTGCTGGCTGGCTCCATGGTGCATCACACCCTGCAGTTGCCCCCTTCTGCCGCGAGATTGCGCAGTGCGCTCTATCAGCTGAAAGGGATTGAGCAGGAAGGTTTTAGCGAGGAGGGTGATTTCGTGCTGGAAGTCCGCTTGCAAGTGGCCGACTGGAACCGCCTCGTGAAACAGGAAGGTGAGAGTTTACAACGCTTTATCAGGCATTGA